The Acidianus infernus genome window below encodes:
- a CDS encoding nucleotidyltransferase domain-containing protein, giving the protein MEKIVENFVEKVKEKYAGKVTIVLFGSRARGDYWPSSDYDFIIFLEKVEDKINEAYELYKLKKGFSADIIVFSKDELKEKIVEKMLENKVVIYDGLGLFNSDTKGFKP; this is encoded by the coding sequence GTGGAGAAAATAGTTGAAAATTTCGTGGAGAAGGTAAAAGAGAAATATGCAGGCAAAGTTACAATAGTATTATTCGGCAGTAGGGCTAGGGGAGATTATTGGCCCTCCAGCGATTACGATTTCATTATCTTTCTAGAGAAAGTTGAAGATAAGATAAATGAAGCGTACGAGCTGTACAAGTTGAAGAAGGGGTTTTCGGCAGATATAATAGTTTTTTCCAAAGATGAATTAAAAGAGAAAATTGTGGAAAAGATGTTGGAGAATAAGGTCGTAATATATGATGGGCTTGGACTTTTTAACTCAGATACTAAAGGATTTAAGCCTTAA
- a CDS encoding HEPN domain-containing protein has protein sequence MTNFIAKEMVERGYYWFSCFASQQSVEFMLKGIEMKYTGSHTFTHDLSELLQKVEKILGVKATEEVYQACDFLTPHYTMSRSSIATSYDKRKALECIKMSEIVRNWVKSQMKP, from the coding sequence GTGACGAATTTCATTGCCAAAGAAATGGTTGAAAGAGGATATTATTGGTTTTCGTGCTTTGCTTCACAACAAAGTGTAGAGTTTATGCTAAAAGGGATAGAAATGAAATACACTGGCTCTCACACTTTTACTCACGACCTTAGTGAACTATTGCAAAAAGTTGAGAAAATTCTAGGAGTAAAGGCTACAGAAGAAGTTTATCAAGCTTGCGATTTTTTAACTCCGCACTACACTATGTCAAGATCTTCAATAGCGACAAGCTACGATAAGAGGAAAGCTTTAGAGTGCATAAAGATGAGTGAAATTGTAAGGAATTGGGTTAAATCTCAAATGAAACCTTAA
- a CDS encoding acyl-CoA thioesterase — translation MAQAEFVFEETVRIYDTDTQGIAHYASYYRFFTNAIEKYMQEKVGIKYPIVNDDLWFVIVESHAVYKRPLRLGDKISVVLSPKAISKKIIRFDMNIFKDGEKTTEGYVVQASINPKTWKAIELPDELIARITTI, via the coding sequence ATGGCTCAAGCAGAATTCGTATTTGAGGAGACTGTAAGAATTTATGATACCGATACTCAAGGAATAGCTCATTATGCTTCTTATTACCGGTTTTTCACTAATGCTATAGAAAAATACATGCAAGAAAAAGTTGGGATAAAATATCCTATAGTAAACGACGACCTTTGGTTCGTGATTGTTGAATCTCACGCTGTCTATAAGAGGCCTCTAAGGTTGGGAGATAAGATTTCGGTAGTTCTTTCACCAAAGGCTATCTCTAAGAAGATTATACGCTTTGATATGAATATCTTCAAGGACGGAGAAAAGACTACAGAAGGTTACGTAGTTCAAGCCTCAATAAATCCTAAGACGTGGAAGGCTATAGAGTTGCCAGACGAATTAATTGCAAGAATAACTACGATTTAG
- a CDS encoding DUF504 domain-containing protein, whose amino-acid sequence MTRIKDVINMVLWKYKDKVSEFTLVISDRFLVNAEIPFDKIERVDNYYIYLTDGETVIPIHRVLEIRRNGKTIWSRK is encoded by the coding sequence TTGACTAGAATTAAAGATGTAATAAACATGGTATTATGGAAATATAAGGACAAGGTTTCAGAGTTTACTCTAGTGATCTCTGATAGGTTTCTCGTTAATGCTGAAATTCCTTTTGATAAGATTGAAAGAGTTGACAATTATTATATTTATTTAACTGATGGAGAAACTGTAATACCAATTCACAGAGTACTTGAAATAAGAAGGAATGGGAAAACGATATGGAGTAGAAAATAA
- a CDS encoding DUF1286 domain-containing protein codes for MKLRTHYVFSLGLLSLLDSLLLSNSLEVIIISGIISVTANNVIDYLGHEIKGKYISRTPRTHTLPRSIGWGLLTTVPIIVALYFLSSTELILITILDGIIVGPSHMLLDIFTERGIYHKINGRWRRIALAHFSYDNPAVNGLAILLGVLMLFAALHHYYYDYHYYHYYS; via the coding sequence ATGAAATTAAGAACTCATTACGTGTTTTCTTTAGGCTTGTTATCATTACTTGACTCCCTTCTCTTGAGTAACTCCCTTGAAGTCATAATAATCTCAGGGATTATTTCCGTAACTGCAAACAACGTCATTGATTACTTAGGGCATGAAATAAAAGGAAAATACATATCTAGGACTCCTAGGACTCATACTCTACCAAGAAGCATTGGTTGGGGGTTATTAACTACTGTGCCAATCATCGTCGCTCTGTATTTCCTATCATCTACTGAACTGATCTTAATAACAATCCTAGACGGGATTATAGTAGGCCCTTCTCACATGCTCCTAGACATCTTCACTGAGAGAGGAATTTACCACAAGATTAATGGAAGGTGGAGGAGGATTGCCTTAGCTCACTTCTCTTATGACAATCCCGCAGTTAATGGTTTGGCAATACTGTTGGGAGTACTTATGCTGTTTGCGGCACTTCATCATTACTATTACGACTATCACTATTACCATTATTATTCCTGA
- a CDS encoding EVE domain-containing protein: protein MTYWLIPIQEDMWDTIRYEGVYGYKQDLSQYIAKGDYLIIYVSKYYAKVYGGKIVGIVKVLTEWYRDETPIFPEEKVRNRALFPYRVRVEPVIIGVCDFKSILDKIVFIEDKAQLAKYLRNAPANLKRPIPEQDAKLIEECLNGHIY, encoded by the coding sequence GTGACCTACTGGCTAATACCGATTCAAGAGGACATGTGGGATACTATTCGTTACGAAGGAGTTTACGGTTATAAACAAGACTTAAGCCAATATATAGCCAAGGGAGATTATTTAATAATCTACGTAAGTAAATATTACGCTAAAGTTTACGGAGGAAAAATAGTAGGCATAGTAAAAGTTTTGACAGAATGGTACCGCGATGAGACCCCAATTTTCCCAGAAGAGAAAGTGAGGAATAGAGCACTCTTTCCTTATAGAGTTAGGGTAGAGCCAGTAATAATTGGAGTCTGTGATTTCAAGTCAATACTTGATAAGATAGTTTTCATAGAAGATAAGGCACAGCTAGCCAAGTATCTTAGGAATGCTCCAGCAAATCTAAAGAGACCTATACCAGAACAGGATGCAAAACTAATTGAAGAATGCCTTAATGGTCATATTTACTAA
- a CDS encoding MFS transporter codes for MNRSPFSGIDSLKLTFNHIKIWYTSGMGFFTDAYDLFIIGAIIDIFKAYNLPGFQLNSFYEGILASSAIITAVLGQIIFGILGDKIGRKKVYGVEASLLSAGAFLSAFSPNLLWLIIFRMIMGVGIGGDYPISATIMSEYANVKDRGKLISLVFANQGIGTLVAVAVGAISTYTLPPDIAWRVMAGVGAIPAATVIYLRRKVPETPRYAALVKGDLKEAEKSASFLGAKLNLSKIEVKKMSFSEFLDKYWKLLIGTAGTWLILDMAYYGTGIYSGPIVSSILGQPSSVGQEIVFAGIPFMVGFFGYFTAVALMDKLGRKVIQTQGFVMMAIIYLIVSAVMIVTYTSKGPKVSGFLIPAEAAFMLYALSFFFIDFGPNTTTFVIPAEVYPTSYRTTGHGISAAAGKIGAAITTYLFPTLLTIMGLKELLIMLSLLSILGAVITIVFVKEPKMKSLEELTGELKGEKEEEEKA; via the coding sequence ATGAACCGATCGCCTTTCAGCGGCATTGACAGCTTGAAGCTAACTTTCAATCACATAAAAATTTGGTATACCTCAGGAATGGGATTTTTTACAGATGCATATGATTTATTTATTATAGGCGCAATAATAGATATTTTTAAAGCGTATAACTTACCTGGCTTTCAATTAAATTCTTTTTATGAGGGAATCTTAGCTTCTTCCGCAATAATAACTGCCGTTTTAGGTCAAATAATATTTGGAATTCTAGGAGATAAAATAGGCAGGAAAAAAGTTTACGGAGTAGAGGCAAGCTTACTATCAGCAGGAGCTTTTCTTAGTGCCTTTTCTCCTAATCTACTATGGTTAATAATATTTAGAATGATTATGGGTGTTGGAATTGGCGGGGATTATCCCATCTCGGCAACAATAATGAGCGAATACGCTAACGTTAAAGATAGAGGGAAACTTATCTCATTAGTCTTTGCTAACCAAGGAATAGGAACATTAGTTGCAGTGGCAGTGGGAGCGATCTCTACCTATACTTTGCCTCCTGACATTGCATGGAGAGTTATGGCAGGAGTTGGTGCAATTCCTGCAGCAACTGTAATATACTTGAGAAGGAAAGTTCCTGAAACTCCTAGGTATGCCGCATTAGTAAAAGGAGATTTGAAAGAAGCTGAAAAGAGTGCTTCGTTTTTGGGTGCAAAGTTGAATTTAAGTAAAATAGAAGTTAAAAAGATGTCCTTCTCGGAGTTTCTAGATAAATATTGGAAATTATTAATAGGAACTGCAGGAACTTGGCTAATACTCGATATGGCATACTATGGAACAGGAATTTATTCCGGTCCTATAGTTTCATCAATTCTAGGTCAGCCTTCAAGTGTAGGTCAAGAAATAGTATTTGCAGGTATTCCTTTCATGGTAGGTTTCTTTGGATACTTTACTGCAGTAGCTTTAATGGACAAGTTAGGTAGGAAAGTTATACAAACTCAAGGATTTGTAATGATGGCAATAATTTACCTCATAGTTTCAGCCGTAATGATAGTTACTTACACATCGAAAGGCCCTAAGGTTAGTGGGTTCTTAATACCAGCTGAGGCAGCGTTCATGCTATATGCATTGAGCTTCTTCTTCATTGATTTTGGGCCAAATACGACAACTTTCGTTATCCCTGCCGAGGTTTATCCTACATCTTATAGGACTACTGGCCACGGTATTTCTGCAGCAGCAGGTAAGATTGGTGCAGCAATAACCACTTACTTATTCCCAACTTTGCTAACAATAATGGGTCTTAAGGAACTTTTGATCATGCTATCATTACTAAGTATACTTGGTGCAGTAATAACTATTGTATTCGTAAAAGAGCCTAAAATGAAGAGCTTAGAAGAACTTACCGGAGAATTAAAAGGAGAAAAAGAAGAAGAAGAAAAGGCTTAA
- a CDS encoding TIGR00266 family protein yields MLQYQIVGDDIQYVKVFLNPGEKIYADAGHIMSKSSSVTIQAKMRGGILSAIKRELTGATFFVTELIGPGEVNIAGVFPGKIVPIQLNGKGILVESHSFLFAEDSVNYDARLAPLAPAILGGEGLFLATFNGVGLVFLHAYGGLYEINLMPGQSIDIEASHLLALEEGMQFTVTRVGGFKTMLFGGEGLYFVRVVGPGKVWIHSITAQQMASALMPFLPGGQKGGLPF; encoded by the coding sequence ATTTTGCAATATCAAATTGTAGGAGATGATATCCAATACGTTAAGGTTTTCTTAAATCCTGGAGAGAAAATTTATGCTGACGCAGGGCATATAATGTCCAAGAGCTCTTCTGTTACTATTCAAGCAAAAATGAGAGGAGGAATTCTTTCTGCAATAAAAAGGGAATTAACGGGGGCAACATTTTTCGTAACTGAGCTTATAGGTCCGGGAGAGGTAAATATTGCAGGCGTTTTTCCAGGAAAAATAGTACCAATACAACTTAATGGTAAAGGAATTCTTGTAGAATCTCATTCATTTTTATTCGCAGAAGATTCTGTAAACTATGACGCTAGGCTTGCCCCTTTAGCTCCAGCAATTTTAGGAGGAGAAGGGCTATTTCTTGCTACATTTAACGGTGTAGGCCTAGTTTTTCTGCATGCTTATGGCGGATTGTATGAAATCAATTTAATGCCTGGGCAAAGCATAGATATAGAGGCTTCTCATTTACTTGCGTTAGAAGAAGGAATGCAATTCACGGTTACTAGAGTTGGAGGATTTAAAACAATGTTATTTGGGGGAGAAGGTTTATATTTCGTTAGAGTTGTAGGGCCAGGAAAGGTTTGGATTCACTCTATTACTGCACAGCAGATGGCTTCAGCGTTAATGCCCTTCCTCCCTGGAGGTCAGAAAGGAGGTCTACCGTTCTAA
- a CDS encoding HAD family hydrolase, whose amino-acid sequence MPYAISVDFGETLVGFRPRSYEYMIGILKDYGYEIDERTFFRALVKVLGKSNFANEEGLNPLNLHELFYELGIHPCRKIIEEIANKDKYQDYFLYEDAIDFLKEVKKKYKVVIVSNSTKRIHKIVKEFELDKYVDKVIASCDIGVVKPNPKIFAYAKRYVGDILLHVGDIYELDVIGAKRAFINGILLDRFNFYPEIKIKAKTLYDILRYMEIKGLI is encoded by the coding sequence ATGCCTTATGCAATATCCGTAGATTTTGGCGAAACGCTTGTAGGTTTTAGGCCAAGGTCTTATGAATATATGATAGGAATACTTAAGGATTACGGGTACGAAATAGATGAAAGAACTTTCTTTAGAGCTTTAGTTAAAGTCTTAGGGAAGAGTAACTTTGCCAATGAAGAAGGATTAAATCCCCTTAACCTCCACGAGTTATTTTATGAACTAGGTATTCATCCTTGTAGGAAAATAATAGAGGAAATTGCTAACAAGGATAAGTACCAAGATTATTTCCTTTATGAGGACGCTATCGACTTTCTTAAGGAAGTTAAAAAGAAGTACAAAGTTGTTATAGTTTCAAATTCTACTAAGAGAATACATAAAATTGTAAAAGAATTTGAACTGGATAAGTACGTAGACAAAGTAATAGCTTCTTGCGATATTGGCGTAGTTAAGCCAAATCCTAAGATATTTGCTTATGCTAAAAGATATGTAGGAGATATTCTTCTACATGTAGGGGATATTTACGAACTTGACGTAATAGGAGCTAAGAGAGCGTTTATTAACGGTATACTTTTGGATAGGTTTAACTTTTATCCTGAGATAAAAATTAAGGCTAAGACTCTCTACGACATATTAAGGTACATGGAAATTAAAGGTCTAATTTAA
- a CDS encoding amidohydrolase family protein, with translation MKSIENFEIVDSHSHWFSAKVMDEKEFMMASSESWREEELPSLSDRIVSMNSWRPFYLMLRNYMKKLLGENFIDERNRRIKDDPVNYIKFLMEDAKIRAFVIDEGFGKKEQEIPVKYRLLFRIETIINENLFSLPFDKAIEVFEETLRSKIKEENYAGFKSIIAYRTGLKIICDENLARNDFLDEEREWFGRKAKGFRDYLFCKTMEIAKELDVPFQVHTGAGDRDIKLELSRPSYLTDLVRKYEGKLVLVHAGFPFHRESAWMSYLFPSVYLDVSQIFPFATTAGRDVLREVLQIAPANKVMYGSDAFEIPEIAWISAKLFRKYITSIVEEMENEEIIDEKDSSMIIKMIAEDNAAKLYGV, from the coding sequence ATGAAGTCTATAGAAAACTTTGAAATAGTAGATTCTCACTCTCATTGGTTCTCAGCAAAGGTTATGGACGAAAAAGAGTTCATGATGGCTTCTTCAGAGTCTTGGAGGGAAGAAGAACTACCTTCCTTATCCGATAGAATAGTTTCAATGAACTCTTGGAGACCTTTTTACCTAATGCTAAGAAACTATATGAAAAAATTACTTGGAGAGAATTTTATAGATGAGAGGAATAGAAGAATAAAAGACGATCCTGTTAATTATATAAAATTTTTAATGGAAGATGCTAAAATAAGAGCATTTGTTATTGACGAAGGTTTCGGTAAAAAAGAACAAGAAATACCCGTGAAGTATAGACTACTTTTTAGGATAGAGACCATAATAAACGAAAATCTCTTCTCATTACCCTTTGATAAGGCTATAGAAGTTTTTGAAGAGACTTTGAGGAGCAAAATAAAGGAAGAGAACTACGCTGGTTTTAAGTCAATAATTGCTTATAGGACAGGGTTAAAGATAATCTGTGACGAGAACCTTGCAAGAAACGACTTTTTAGATGAAGAAAGGGAATGGTTCGGAAGGAAAGCAAAAGGTTTCAGAGATTACTTATTTTGTAAAACCATGGAGATTGCGAAAGAATTAGATGTTCCGTTTCAAGTTCATACTGGAGCAGGGGATAGGGACATTAAGCTTGAACTTTCAAGACCTTCTTACTTAACAGATTTGGTTAGAAAATATGAAGGAAAGCTAGTTTTAGTTCACGCAGGATTTCCATTTCATAGAGAAAGTGCATGGATGAGTTACCTATTTCCTTCAGTATATTTAGACGTATCTCAAATCTTTCCATTTGCCACTACTGCAGGAAGAGATGTTTTAAGAGAGGTATTACAAATAGCTCCAGCAAATAAAGTAATGTATGGCTCTGACGCTTTTGAAATTCCAGAAATAGCTTGGATTTCCGCAAAATTATTTAGAAAATATATAACCTCAATTGTAGAAGAGATGGAAAATGAGGAAATTATTGACGAGAAGGATTCCTCGATGATAATAAAAATGATCGCAGAGGACAATGCGGCAAAGCTTTATGGCGTTTAA
- a CDS encoding glutamine synthetase family protein, with amino-acid sequence MQVGQELKEKGIDILRFTWVGLDGYIRAKGAYVDHVDEMVKTGIGLTKAMFSFTPMDTLSPYGSFGPEDEDVFLVPDLSTLSIFPPSAMVICNLYSNGKPWEYDVRSTLKSTLDKIKEEYGYEFRSSFEIEFYLVKDKKPYDDARCFDPSAFYNNPVISEIAKLVDDNGIDILRIIKEYGPGQYEFDVLHKDSLRSADEVVIFKEIARQVAIRHGIEANFMPKPFNKLAGSGLHLNLSIWKGNSNLFFDEKDKLGLSEIAYNFIAGIIEHAKALTAIAAPTINSYKRLVPGSWAPTKIAYGYNNKSSMLRIPTPYPGMSSIDRRIEYRVPDPSTNPYLLLTALIQAGMDGIERGLKPPSPVNENAYYRKDIEDLPRNLREALNELNKDSILKEKIGNKIVDEFIKVKTAEVEEYESYVTDWEYEVYRKL; translated from the coding sequence ATGCAAGTAGGACAGGAATTAAAAGAGAAAGGAATAGATATATTAAGATTTACTTGGGTCGGATTAGACGGTTATATAAGGGCAAAAGGTGCTTACGTAGATCACGTAGACGAAATGGTTAAGACAGGAATAGGGCTAACTAAGGCAATGTTTAGCTTTACTCCGATGGATACTTTATCTCCTTACGGTTCCTTCGGACCAGAGGACGAAGACGTATTCTTAGTTCCGGATCTCTCAACATTATCAATTTTCCCACCTTCTGCAATGGTGATCTGTAATCTTTATTCTAACGGAAAACCTTGGGAATACGACGTAAGGTCAACTCTAAAGTCTACGCTTGATAAAATTAAAGAAGAGTACGGATACGAATTTAGATCCTCTTTTGAGATTGAATTTTACTTGGTAAAAGATAAAAAACCTTATGACGATGCAAGGTGTTTTGATCCCTCAGCTTTTTACAATAATCCTGTAATTTCAGAAATTGCGAAATTAGTTGACGATAATGGAATAGATATACTGAGGATAATTAAAGAATACGGTCCGGGTCAATATGAATTTGACGTACTTCATAAGGATTCTTTAAGAAGTGCAGACGAAGTTGTAATTTTTAAGGAAATAGCTAGGCAAGTAGCTATAAGACACGGAATAGAGGCAAACTTTATGCCTAAGCCTTTCAATAAACTTGCCGGTTCTGGGCTTCACTTAAATCTAAGTATTTGGAAGGGGAATTCTAACCTATTTTTTGATGAGAAAGATAAACTTGGCTTAAGTGAAATAGCTTACAATTTTATAGCAGGTATTATTGAACATGCCAAAGCCTTAACTGCAATTGCCGCACCAACAATAAATTCTTATAAAAGGTTAGTTCCAGGGTCTTGGGCTCCAACGAAGATCGCCTATGGCTACAATAATAAATCGTCCATGTTAAGAATTCCAACACCTTATCCTGGTATGTCTTCAATTGACAGGAGAATTGAATATAGAGTTCCAGATCCTTCTACTAATCCTTATTTACTATTAACAGCATTAATACAAGCAGGAATGGACGGAATAGAAAGGGGATTAAAGCCTCCTTCTCCGGTTAATGAGAATGCGTATTATAGGAAAGACATAGAAGATTTACCTAGAAACTTGAGAGAAGCACTAAACGAGCTAAATAAGGATTCAATATTGAAGGAGAAAATAGGAAATAAGATTGTCGACGAATTCATAAAAGTAAAGACTGCAGAAGTAGAAGAATATGAGAGTTATGTAACGGACTGGGAATATGAAGTCTATAGAAAACTTTGA
- the cpsA gene encoding carboxypeptidase CpsA, whose product MNITEIAEKLLKDSESIENDVIAIRRILHENPELPFQETNTSRLIEEKLRSLGIQTRRLSTTVIGLIDSGKPGKTVALRVQISALPITEKTNLQFSSKIPGIMHACGHDANVAMLLGAAQLLVKNKDLLSGKVKLIFQAGEEEDLGAKEVISNNELDDVDYVFGLHVSPFIPSGFFATRKGALMPSSSNFKIRVKGLGGHVSSPHSTLDPIFISAQIVNLLHGLTSRIVNPLDGFTLSITSIHSGTKSNIIPDEAVMEGTVRGFDVFTIEKVKSKIKSLVDSLCKSFNADCEVTFSDNCPPLINYPEITSRAMDILSNLRRPIVEIEPVMLADDFSRYLQLKPGCYIFIGTRNLEKGCIYPTHSPMFKLDEDILKYGSAALALLAISFSKEESTFK is encoded by the coding sequence ATGAATATAACAGAAATTGCTGAAAAACTTTTGAAAGATAGCGAGAGTATAGAGAATGATGTAATAGCGATTAGAAGAATATTACATGAGAACCCTGAATTACCGTTTCAGGAAACTAATACGTCAAGGCTTATAGAGGAAAAGCTAAGGTCTTTAGGAATACAGACAAGGAGGCTTTCTACTACAGTAATAGGTTTAATTGACAGTGGAAAACCTGGAAAAACTGTAGCATTAAGGGTACAGATAAGTGCGTTGCCTATAACTGAAAAGACTAATTTACAATTCTCTTCGAAAATTCCCGGCATTATGCACGCTTGTGGTCACGACGCTAACGTAGCAATGCTTTTAGGAGCTGCGCAACTGCTAGTAAAGAATAAGGATTTATTATCTGGGAAAGTTAAACTTATTTTCCAAGCAGGCGAAGAGGAAGATTTAGGAGCTAAAGAGGTTATTTCTAATAATGAATTAGACGATGTAGATTACGTATTCGGCTTACACGTATCGCCTTTTATTCCTTCGGGATTTTTTGCTACTAGAAAAGGAGCTTTAATGCCCTCATCTTCAAATTTTAAAATAAGAGTTAAGGGATTAGGAGGTCACGTATCTTCTCCGCACTCAACTTTAGACCCAATTTTTATTTCTGCACAAATAGTTAACCTTCTTCACGGATTAACTTCCAGAATTGTTAACCCATTGGATGGATTTACTCTTTCAATTACTTCTATACATTCCGGGACTAAAAGCAATATTATACCAGATGAGGCAGTAATGGAAGGTACAGTAAGAGGTTTTGACGTTTTTACTATCGAGAAAGTTAAATCAAAAATAAAAAGCTTAGTAGACTCTCTCTGCAAAAGCTTTAATGCAGATTGCGAAGTTACCTTTAGTGACAATTGTCCTCCCCTTATAAATTATCCAGAGATAACTTCTAGGGCTATGGATATCCTTAGCAACTTAAGAAGACCGATAGTAGAAATTGAACCGGTTATGCTGGCTGACGATTTTTCACGTTATCTTCAATTAAAGCCTGGTTGTTATATCTTCATAGGTACTAGAAATCTGGAAAAAGGATGTATATATCCTACGCATAGTCCTATGTTTAAACTAGATGAGGATATTCTAAAATATGGATCTGCGGCTCTAGCTTTGTTGGCAATTTCATTCTCTAAGGAAGAAAGTACATTTAAATAA
- a CDS encoding PTO1314 family radical SAM protein: MAKVKPFISTGILRLFNRKKLPVIAGHKLLYSCNLKCKMCPFWRRKDEKLLTLEEERMMLRKLSELGVIFMGFEGGEPLLRKDLPEILKESHERFHTSLVTNGLLLKARFNEIKKYLDYLFVSLDGIGETHDEIRGVKGSFNKTLEGIKIAKEEVSLAISTTLTRENLDEAEKIVNLAEELDVLVNFQVAYDYSTADKMSPEKEKLRKVLERLLYLKKEGKPIMNTKEYFEAILNSWYKGVPWTCKPWLTINIDPQGRIVLPCYVLNEYTGSKRIWEIDIKSLWESYDWKKYESCNKCALSCYLEPSIFTWSNFSIVKERIIDGMISIISTSLGF; encoded by the coding sequence ATGGCTAAAGTTAAACCTTTTATATCCACTGGTATTTTAAGGCTATTTAACAGAAAGAAATTACCAGTAATTGCAGGGCATAAGTTGCTTTACTCGTGTAATCTAAAATGTAAAATGTGTCCATTTTGGAGAAGAAAAGATGAGAAATTATTAACATTGGAAGAAGAGAGAATGATGTTAAGAAAACTATCGGAACTCGGAGTAATTTTTATGGGCTTTGAAGGAGGAGAACCACTTCTAAGGAAGGATTTGCCTGAAATTCTAAAAGAATCTCATGAAAGGTTTCATACTTCATTAGTTACTAATGGTTTACTACTAAAAGCAAGGTTTAACGAAATAAAGAAATACTTGGACTACCTTTTCGTATCTCTTGATGGAATTGGAGAAACTCATGACGAAATAAGAGGCGTTAAAGGCTCTTTCAATAAGACTTTAGAAGGTATAAAAATTGCAAAAGAGGAAGTATCCTTAGCAATTTCTACGACTTTAACTAGAGAAAATCTTGATGAGGCAGAAAAAATTGTTAATTTAGCTGAGGAATTAGATGTTTTAGTTAATTTCCAAGTAGCGTATGATTATTCTACAGCAGACAAAATGAGTCCAGAAAAAGAGAAATTAAGGAAAGTCCTAGAGAGGCTTCTTTATTTGAAGAAAGAAGGTAAACCAATAATGAATACGAAAGAGTATTTTGAAGCTATACTCAATTCGTGGTATAAAGGTGTTCCTTGGACTTGTAAACCTTGGCTTACAATTAATATAGATCCTCAAGGCAGGATAGTTTTACCCTGCTATGTCCTTAACGAGTACACTGGTAGTAAAAGAATTTGGGAAATAGATATTAAATCCCTTTGGGAAAGCTATGACTGGAAAAAATACGAAAGTTGTAATAAATGTGCGCTATCTTGCTATTTAGAACCCTCAATATTTACATGGAGTAACTTCTCGATAGTAAAGGAAAGAATAATAGATGGAATGATATCTATCATTTCAACTTCATTAGGATTTTGA